Proteins from one Natrinema salinisoli genomic window:
- a CDS encoding MBL fold metallo-hydrolase, protein MRVTLLGTGDTTGTPTVGCDCDTCAAARERGVERTRFSVHVENERTDESLLIDFSPDFRYQFLRDEVALPDAAVITHIHFDHLDGLGNVFRVVDDLEVYAADETDPETGKSVAQTVRDDYHYLDPVTVVPTTPLETVRICGLDVTLVPVEHPPLVCYGLAIEDPKTGAKLSITGDTSYDIPEESRAVLADADLLLADGIVPASLCEYHPLGGRHEDHDGVPRTFGTKHMTREGALALAEELNAAQTRLVHLAHFYPADEAFEEPLAIDGEQYVL, encoded by the coding sequence ATGCGAGTAACCCTGCTCGGAACCGGGGACACGACCGGGACGCCGACGGTGGGGTGTGACTGCGATACGTGTGCGGCCGCGCGCGAGCGCGGCGTCGAGCGCACGCGGTTCTCGGTCCACGTCGAGAACGAGCGGACCGACGAGTCGCTGTTGATCGACTTCAGCCCCGACTTTCGCTACCAGTTCCTGCGCGACGAGGTTGCCCTCCCCGACGCCGCCGTCATCACTCATATCCACTTCGACCACCTCGACGGCCTGGGCAACGTCTTTCGCGTGGTCGACGACCTCGAGGTCTACGCGGCCGACGAAACCGACCCCGAGACCGGCAAGAGCGTCGCCCAGACGGTTCGGGACGACTACCACTACCTCGACCCCGTCACCGTCGTTCCGACGACGCCGCTCGAGACGGTCCGGATCTGTGGGCTCGACGTGACACTGGTGCCGGTCGAGCACCCGCCGCTGGTCTGTTACGGCCTCGCTATTGAGGATCCCAAAACGGGTGCGAAGCTCTCGATCACGGGCGATACGAGCTACGATATCCCCGAGGAATCTCGCGCGGTGCTGGCCGACGCGGACCTCCTGCTCGCCGACGGGATCGTCCCCGCGAGCCTCTGTGAGTATCATCCGCTCGGGGGTCGTCACGAGGATCACGACGGCGTCCCCCGGACGTTCGGCACGAAACACATGACTCGAGAAGGGGCGCTCGCGCTGGCCGAGGAATTGAATGCGGCCCAGACGCGGCTGGTCCATCTCGCGCACTTCTACCCCGCCGACGAGGCGTTCGAGGAGCCGCTGGCGATCGACGGCGAGCAGTACGTATTGTAA